A segment of the Effusibacillus pohliae DSM 22757 genome:
ATTCATCCCGATGATTTTGAGGAAATCATGCCGGTGATTTTGGGGAATTGCTATCCGATGCTATTGGGGATTTTACATCCGATGTTGACACCGGCAGCGCGGCGTTACGAGTTGATTTTACGTTGTCCCCACAACTCACATCGATTGGCACATGCCGCTTCTATTCACAACGAGCAGCGTGTGCCTTTCGTTTTGAGCGGCGTTACACTTCTCATTGATTTGGCAGGTTGGCGTTCCCCTTCTCCCGTCATTGTCGGTGAGATTTACGCCGTCATTTTACGTGACTGGCAACAGTATCTACCAGGACAAGAAGGTTATTATCTCTATACATTTTCTTGTCGTTAACATTGTTTTGACCATTCGCATAGAATGCATATCGGGTGCCGTCGGGTGACCATTCTCCAGGAGCATTATAGAAATACCCTTGCGGCATTCCGGTAACTTTCGATTCAACACCCGTTTTCAAGTTGAGAATCCAAAGATCATTTTGTTTGATATAATTGTCCTCCATTTTTCGAAAGAAAACATACGTACCATCTGGTGACACGGCCTCTGGCCATCCTTCAATCAGTAAATCTTTTGTCGCTCCGGTAACCACATTACCAACAATAAGCGAGTGATTTTTCGGGCTGTGGGCCATGACCATTTCATTTGCTGTTCCAACAATGCGAAGTCCACCATATTTTTGAGCATCAAGCAGAATTCTTTCATTGGTTCCATCAGTGTTTACAACATATACGCTGTAATCATCTTTATCTAAAGGGATCAGATTTTTATTCGAAGAATAGGCGATCTGTTTTCCTCCGTTAACGGGGTGAGGATTGTAACCCCATACCAGAAAGAGCTTGTCTTCACCTTTATTGAGATTATCTTGTGCAATTCTCTTCTTTAATGCTTCATAACCTGCGCTATCTAAAAGCGGTCGTGCTCTCGTTCCATCATCTGACACCAACCATAAATTAGAATAGTCTGATACATCCATTACAATTTCTCCGGTTTCTGTGCGCTTAGTTTTTTCCAAGTTTTCTGCAAACGCGTGACCGTTGACAATAACAAATTGCATCTTATCCTGGCCAAGGTTAAGTGCATGTTCCGTAACCGGAACAGCTTTAACCGACATCGATTGGGCATCAAGCGAATACGCTACTTTACTTCCCATCTTAAACTCTCTTCCTTTTGAACCCAGTTGTGTCCGGTATTATGTGTAAAAAGGATCTGAAATAGGAAGAGTCATTTCAATCCTCTTTTTTGGGAATCATGGAGTTTGTCTACAACCATATCCCAAGGAGGAATCGAAATGACTCACTTCCATCTTACCCTTTCCGCAGAAGAATTACACCAGCTGCTTACAACACTGTGCATCGACCAACCCGGGGATGTAAAATAGAGGAGAAATTCACGGAAGGAGCTGACTGAATGTGGGACAAGCGACGTGGAGCGAGGTGGAACTGCCGGAAGGGGCGGAACTGCTGAAAAAGGAATTGTACGACTACAACAGCGAAAAAGGCCAATTTCTGATCGAACTGTTTGAAACGATCGACGGCAAATTTTACGCGATCGGAACCAATAAGAATCCGGACGCGAAGATGATCATCTATGGCAGCAATGTGGTCTACGACAAACGGATGGCGTTGCAAACGGTGATCGAAAAAATTGAACGGGAAGGAGCCTGGTGCTAGTCCCTGCTTGAGTACGTGTGTCGGCGAAATATGGTGTGGCTGCACGGAGAGCTTGGTTGAGGAAGAAGGAGC
Coding sequences within it:
- a CDS encoding TolB family protein, with the protein product MGSKVAYSLDAQSMSVKAVPVTEHALNLGQDKMQFVIVNGHAFAENLEKTKRTETGEIVMDVSDYSNLWLVSDDGTRARPLLDSAGYEALKKRIAQDNLNKGEDKLFLVWGYNPHPVNGGKQIAYSSNKNLIPLDKDDYSVYVVNTDGTNERILLDAQKYGGLRIVGTANEMVMAHSPKNHSLIVGNVVTGATKDLLIEGWPEAVSPDGTYVFFRKMEDNYIKQNDLWILNLKTGVESKVTGMPQGYFYNAPGEWSPDGTRYAFYANGQNNVNDKKMYRDNNLLVLVDTVASHVK